The Sus scrofa isolate TJ Tabasco breed Duroc chromosome 6, Sscrofa11.1, whole genome shotgun sequence region ACAGAGTCTAACAGTGGGTCTGGGAGGAACCCGGCCATTTGCATGAGGGGTGCTTTAGCAGCTGACCAGCAACACCGACCAGGAGGAGGAAGGCCAGGGCCCTTCCCTCCACGGAGGCAGAAGCACAGTCCTGGGCACGTCTCGCAGGGTGGCAGGTGGGGAGGATGTTCTCAAAGGCGTCCAGCCTGGAAGTAGCAGGAGGGGCCGAAGCCAAGGCTCTGGCAGTCTCCGAAGTTGTATTTATAGCCGTCGCCACCCCCTCTTTGAAGACATTACCACGACTTGGGGGAGGGAGAGCTGGGCGAAGAGTCAGATGATGCTTTATAACCGGATCGGAGAGCTGGCTGGGATTCTGGGTCTTTCTCGGAGCAGACCTTGGCTTCCTGGGACATGGTGAGGCCTGGCCCCTTGGCCACTTGCGTGACAAGCAACACCACCTCTGTTCCAAATATGTTCTCCCAGAAAGCCTGAGCGGGAGCCTCGAGTCAGGGGAGAGGCCGACAAGGGCCAGCTCAGCTCGGATGGCAAGAGGTGGGTGGGCCGAGAAGCACTCTGTCCTTGTCCCTGAGGTTCCCAATTCAAAGCctcagatggggagttcccatgtggctcagcaggtggaggatctggcactgtcattgcagtggcCAGGGTCGCTGCTgtaatgcaggttcgatccctggtccgaGAACCTCCCCATGCCACCAGTGTGCCCCCTCTCCCAAAAAAAGGCTCAGGTAGAAAGGGGACAGAGGGGATGGCTGCTCACGCCTTACCCTTCCCACCAGGTCCCATAGCTTCAGgcaggctctgggccagggaggggAGCAGCAGAAAAACACACCCACcagcatgtgtgtatgtgcacacacacgcacacacgcagaGGCCatgagcagcaggcaggggctCCTAGCTCCCTGGATGCCCCCGGGCCCATCAGGAGGGGACATTTGGTTGGGACACGTCATCAAGATCCACAGACGTCTGGTGTCCCATCAGCTGCCCATCCATCCCCGCTGCCCACTTCCGAGCCTGGCCCAGCGAGGCCATGATGTGGTGACAGCCCATGGCACCAGGGTTGGATGGCCTCGGTTCTAACCCTGTGCCACCACTTAAAGCCTGTGGTTGCGAACAAGTCCCTTATCACCCCTTTTAGCCTGTGCTTCGCCACCTGTGGAATGGGGACCAGCGTGGTGCCCATCTCACGGGGATCAGCCACGAAAATGCCCGCAAAGCAGGCAGTCCTCGGCCCCCCATCAGGGACCCCAACAGGCCCGGCAGAAAGGGATTAGACAGAACCCACGGGAACGCGCTGAAGGTGAAAAGTGCTGCTTTCCGCAGGGGGCACGGGGTGATCCCTCCACCTGCCAGGGAGGAAAAGGTCCCTCTACCAagaccgcccccgcccccgcaactAACAACTCAGATGTCCAGAATGTTCTCCTCTGGTCTTAAAGCTTCAAAGTCCCTCTCTGGTGGGACAGGTTCCTTTCAGTAAACGCCACGTGAGACCGACCAGAGCTTTCAGTGGGACCTCCCAGGTGAAGTCCTGCTAGAGACACAACTGATTGGGCATCTATGACTCTCAAAAACTTCTCTGAAAAGACCCGGCTCCCTTGGGCCCCCTGAGACACATAGGGTCCCCAGAGGCCCCGGAAACCGCTCTAAGACATGGGGGCAGAACAAAGGCTGCAGGTCAGAAGGACCCCGCCTCAGAGCCCCCCtgtggcctcagcttcctcacctgtgaaatggggagacCAGGGGTGCTGTGCTCAGCACAAGGCCTGGTAAAAAGATCACgcgctggagttcctgtcgtgacgcagcggaaacgaatctgactaggaatcatgaagttgcgggttcgatccctggcctcgatcagtgggttaaggatctggtgctgccatgaactgtggtgtaggtcacagattcggttcggttctggtgttgctgtggctgtggcgtaggccggtggctacagcttccattagatccctagcctgggaacctccgtaggccgcaggtgcagccctaaaaaactaaaaaataaaataaaataaaatacaaaataaatcacACATCAGCCTCAGCCCCTGGAGACTCACCTGATGAAGTACATGAGTCCGTTCAGAGTGACCGTCTTGGGGGCAAAGGACCAGGGCGGGAGCTGGCCGCAGTCCACCAGCGACCACAGGTCCGTGTCCGGGTGGTAACACTGCATGACCATGGTCTCCTTGCCGGCCAGGGAGCCGATGGCGTAGAGGCGGCCGCGGCAGGCCGTGGTCGAACAGTTGTCCATGGGGTAGGTCATGGGCTGCAGGGCCTCCCAGGAGTCGGTGGTGTGGTCGTAGCGCTCCGTGCTGTCGGCAGCCACCACGTACAGCAGCCCGTCCAGCACGGAGGAGCTGTGGTACTCCCGGGCCTTCAGCATGGGTGCCACCTCCGTCCACTCGTTCACGCTCGAGTTGTACCTCCACACGCAGTCGTAGAGCCGGGAGCCATCGGAACCACCTGTGGGGGTGCACAACGGGCAGACAGTCAGCCTGTGCCCACCCGGGGCGAGTCACGCCCTAGTGACTCCCTGAACTTCCAAGAGGGCATCTCCTGGGGGAGGAATGCAATGCCCCCCCCCGTCCCCCGCCTCCATGTAAACACACAtcgggagttgcctggtggcctcgtggttaggactcagcgctTTCACTGTGCCACCACTTAAAGCCTGTGGTGATGAACAAGtctccatccctggtctggagaCTGAGATCACACATCAGGCCACTGCATGTCgtggccaaaaccaaaccaaaccaaagcacaCATCCTCTCTCCCCGAGGCCCAGGCCAGGGGCTCCATGCTAGGGCTCAGACAATGACGCTGACCACAGTCCAGGAGGATGGTCGAGCCTCAGGCCACAAAAAACACACCACTCAAATCTCTGTGGGCTGAGCCAAGGCGCAGGGGCCGCAATTCTAAGTAAACAGCAACCTCAGTCTGGACCCCCACACCCGGTCAAACACCTCAACAGGACTGGGGCATCAAATCTTAGAACCCACGCTCCCAGGAAGCCACAAAGCATAGGGGAGGGTGCCCGGGGACTTGCTCACCAAATTCTAGGCTTCCTGTGCATCTTCTAACCAGAGCTGTGCCAGGATGAGGGGAGAGGAAATCTAACGCGTCGCAGGCAAGAACCTAAACCAGAAAGTGATGCGACGAGTGGACTTTTGGGcttgtgtttcttcctttcctttttttttaggctggacctggggcatatgaaacttatcaggctaggggccaaatcagttacagctgccagcctgcaccacagccacagcaatgcccgatccgagctgcgcctgggacctactccacagcttgaggcaacgctggatctttaacccactgaatgaggccagggatctaacctacatcctcatggagacaaggtgggttcttaaccccctgagccacaacaggaactccagagcttgTATTTCCTTAtgtgcaggggtttttttttctttgctttttcttttcttttccttccttttctagggccacactcgtggtacacagaggttcccaggctaggggttgaatcggagctgtagccaccagcctatgccagagccacagcaacgcgggatccaagccacatctgcaacctacaccacagctcaccacaatgccggatcctcaacccactgagcaaggccagggatcgaacccgcaacctcatggttcctagttggattcgttaaccactgcaccacgacgggaactcctgctttttcttttttaagaccacaccttcggcatatggaagttcctgagctaagggtcaaatcagagttgcagctgctggcctacaccacagccacagcagggccagatccgagctgcatttgtgacccacgacacagcttgtggcaacgccatatccttaaccgagtgaggccagggatggaacccacatcctcatggatcctagtcaggttcataacccgctgaggcacaacgggaactccgatttatgTGCAAGTTACTGACATGTTTGGTTTGGAAAAACTCATCAAGCTGGACAAGTACGATGTATACTTTTCTGACTATATTTCAAAAAGGAGCTAAAAACCAGCCAACCCACCAAACAAACCCCAGCAGTGCTGGCTGTAACCATCCATTAAACCATCGATTAAACTAGGACGTTTGAATTCCCAGTGTAAAGGAACCCCAAGACCCTGGGGGTTGTGTTCCCCCCTGCCCCATGGCCGAGGCCACAGGACAGAGCCAAGCAGGCTGACATTCTATCTGGCTCACTGCCCTAGGCTTTTAGAAACAGGACAAAGTCCTTGGTAAGTCCTTTCTGCCTGCTTCTTCCTTCTAAAGGAAAACTGCGGCAAAGGCAGCTGAAGCCACTTTGTCGCCCCCATGAAATTCCCTACAGGCAGCTGTAGGGAAGGACCCAGCCACCTGTCTTAAACCCAAAGGATTAGTTGCTCAGCTGAGACATTTATGGAAGGGTGTGCGAAGCCGGGGCGAGTTGGACCAGTTCTGGGAGTTCACAGGCCAGACCTCTGTGGtgatgggtgggggaggtgggggggaggcaggcaggaaggtTCCCAAACACAGGGCCCACCTGAGATGAAAGGGACTGATTCTAGCAGATTCCCGCAGAGGCTGGACCTGGAGCTGGGGGCCAAGGAAGCTGTGGCCGCAGAGCCAAGCCAGTCCTTAGGCGGGGACGCGCCCCACCCGTCAGCTCAGAGCCCCACAGAGTACCAGCGTGCGTCCGGGAGGTGGTTTTCTCCTGAATGTGCCAGGCTGGACAAGGCCTTGTGATGGCCCAGCCAGCGTCTCCCTGCCTgatccagccccagccccgcagGCCCTGAGTCGGGATCTTTCCTTATATAGCCGTCCCACAGACCGCCCTCCTCGGCCCACGCGAGGCGGTGGCCTCCTGTTTGAACCGGGATTCATCTTTTACAAAAAATGCGGGCGATGCCCAGGACTGGGGCGGGCTGGGACCCGCCCAGCATGACTCGGCACAGTTTTGGGGTTTGGGCCAAGTTAACTGGAAGAAAACCTCTTAGCATGTGACTCTGTTTACAGTCGCTGAGCAGGCAGCAGCCTAAACACCACGTGACCCGCTGCACTGGGCCTAGGTGCAGGGCCGAGGGAATGCTGTCACTGGTGACTAAGTGAGGGTGTCAGGAGGCCTGTGCTGCTCAGACGTGAGGGAGAAATGCcgaagggggagaggggatgtgTCACAGGgcgtcagtccctggcctgtccCCGGATTCCCTAGGGAGCAAAAGAAAGCACTCATTGTGCAGCGTGACTGCTCCTGTAGCTTCCAACCAAATGGGGGCACCTCCCCACAAGAGGGAGGCTCTCCAGGCAGGCCCTGCGGGTGGGGAGGACCCACAAACAGCAGCTTGTCCTAACTCACACAAGGGGTTCTTCTTCTCTGTCTTAAGTATCACCCTGGAATCGCACCCGCGTGCCagcctgggggtggaggaggggaagggaagcgGCTGCTTGAGCCCAGGTGCGGGGCCGGGATTCCAGGGGCTGTGGGTTCTCCTGCAGGTGGATGTGGTTCCCCAGGTGCGCCGGGTGTCCGGCCAGCCCAGGGGGTCCTGCTGACCATCCCCCGGCCCACTCACCCGTCACGTAGATGTCGTTGCCCAGTGCCACGATGCTGTAGCCCCCGCCCAGGTGGTCGGGGAACTCGGCCAGGTAGCGCCACTGGCCCGTCTGCGGGTTGTAGCAGTCGACGGTGACCAGCTCGTCGCAGTCTTGGTCGCAGCCGCCCACGAGCACGAGGATCTCGGCGAGGCCGGTGGAGGGGCGCGGGCGCATCCTGGGGCAGGGCCCGCGGTCGTGGCGGTCGTAGCGCGCCGCCTGGAAGTCGCGCGCCTCGCGCAGCAGGCGCAGGCAGGGCGGGCAACGGGCCACCAGCGGCTCGGCCTCGACGTGAGCCAGCAGGTAGAAGCGGCGCACGAAGGGCAGGCGCACGGCCTCGAGCAGCTGGGGCCAGTGCACCGCGCGGCGCGGCGGGTCGGCGCGCACCCAGCGCAGGGCCAGCTGGTAGGCGGCCTCCTCCTTGGGCACGCACAGCCCGTCGTCGCGCAGGTAGCGCAGCAGCCGCGCCAGCGGCAGCCGCTCCAGCTGCTCGGCGCCCAGCTCGCCCACGTGGCGCAGGATGAAGCGCTGCGCCGCGCTCGCCAGCCCCGCGCAGCTGAAGGCCTCGGCGAAGTCCTGCATGTCCAGGCAGTTGGCCAGGTCGAGCTGCTGTTGCAGGAAGGCGCCGCACGCCTCCTTCACGGCCGGGAACTGCAGCAGGTCGGCGGCGCGCAGCAGCGGCTCGGCGTTGTCGCCGCTCACAGCCACGCGGCCCGTGTAGCTGAAGTCGAGCAGCAGCTGTAGCATGTCGGGCGGCACGCCGTGCAGGCGCACCCGTTCAGCGCGGCTCTCGCGCAGCTGCCCCGCGAACATGGCGCGGAAGTAGGGGCTGGCGGCCGCCAGCACGGCGCGGTGCGCGGGGAAGTCGCGCCCGCCCGCCGCCTCCAGGGTCACGTCCAGGAACTTGCGCTCCGCGCGGAGCTGGCTCAGGCCGCGAAGCAGGCTCAGCGCGTGCGCGGGGTCCGAGAAGGGCAGCACGGCCAGGGGAGCCGGCCGCTCCATGGCGCCTTCACGGGGGGAGCGGGGCCGCTGCGCGCGCTGCTCGGGAAGGCCGCGGCCGGGGCCAGCGGGAGAGACGCTGGACGCTGGACGCCGCCGCTATAAATACTGCCGGGCGCCTCGGCCTCCGGGGAGGGGGCCGGgtcgggcgggggcggggcgccgaCGGCACCGCCCAATTAACCCCTGCGAGCCTGGCACCGCCTCCCGCCCCGCGCGCTGCGGAGCGCGCTGCCTCGCCTCCCCTCGCGCGCTCCCGCCCGCATACTCCAGGCTGAGTCACCGCCGCCCGCGCCGCCTCCCCTCTCCGCCCTTCCGGGGCTTCCTGCAAGCCTCCCGCCGACGCCTGAGCCAGGGACACCGAGTGACAAGTGTCCTCTCCTAGGGGCGGCTGTGCGCTGGATCCGGGGCCTCCAGGGCCTGCCATCACCCACCCACAAAGCCCCTCGCCGGGAAGCGAAGGCACCCATTTCGCGCCAGACTTCCCAACCGCCCCAGGGCGACTGGggacaatgacttttttttttttttggattccactaGTTCCAAGCGTTGCTAGTTAACCCTATCTCAGGACAGGTTTCAAACGACAGAATTTTTTTCACTTCGGGACCAAAAGCATAAATAAGTGTGAGGTTTTTAGGGGACGCTTTTTCCTTGGCGCGTCAGCGACATGGGACCAGATGCCAGGAATCTGCCTCGCTATGTTCCTGCAGGAGGTTCGAACTTGACCGACTGGGTCATTAAGTTCCGTCAGCACGCAAGGCGCGCAGTTTTCGTTTCCGACTTGTAGCGACTCTTTGAGTCTCCTGAGCTGCCCTCTGAAGGGGGTCAGGCCTGCTCTGGCTGCATTATGTCACGCTGGCCTCCTGGTCGGGAAATGGAAGTGGGGAAGGCAGAAAACAGTGTAGGAAAAACCCATGAAAATTCGTAAGAGTATAAAAATTCAACACAAAGCTGAAGCACCAGAAAATAATTCTGGGGAAAAACAGCACTTTGTCCTATTTCATGAGAGGGGCACTGGGttcaggggtgggggcggggcggggcgggggtggggtggggcacaggGCCTCAGCTCAAGGTCAAACAGAGGACTACCTTAAAAACCAGGGAATATtggaggtccccttgtggctcagtgggataggagccagactagtatccaagaggacacgggttcaatccctggcctcactcagtgggttaaggaccagcattaccttgagctgtggtgtgggtggcagacgtggctgggatctggcattgctgtgactgtggtgtagcctggcaactgcagctttgatttgacccctagcctgggaacttccatatgccttgggtagagcccttaaaaaaaaaaaaaaaagcaaaaaaccccccactaaaaccaccccccaaaaaacagaggATATGGCTGCTCAGATATGTCACAGTCACTTGCGGGTGAAGAAAGAAATCTTCCTTACTCTGGTTCCAATATATACAAAACCCGGGCTGTGTTTTCAATGAAACCATATGAAAAAATTCTCTCACTTGAAAGccattattttctttagtttaatGTATGTTTTGCTCAATTTCAGAAAAGACCCTTATTCCAGGAGTGTCTGATGTGGCTTCATGGACTCTGTGGTGTCTCTGTAACGCtgggatacaggttggatccctggccgggcaccgtgggttaaggatctgatccaGAGCCCTGGAACTCCATCAaccacagagcagccaaaaaagaaaaaaagaaaacccttgtcGCACTTGTTTTGCAGATGAAGCCTGGGTTTCTGTTATACGATAGCCCCCACCCTTGCCCTGTAAGCCCGGCAAAGACATTCCTGATGGAAGCCTCACTCTGCTCACACCCACGTGTGTCCCAGGGCAGACGGGCACCCCGGGAGTTGCTGTCATTTCTTGGTTCCAGCTCAGTCAGCACAGCCTTTGGAGAAGACATGTTTTTATTCCACCTCTGAAAGGAGAAAGGTAGACCTTCTCTTCTGCTCACGAGTCTCTCATCATCTTGCCTCAAGAGGAATCTGGGTCTAAATTGCAGCACGGGACGCACAGCTCAAAGTCGGAGACATTCAGGTACCCAGGCGGGCTGCCTCTTGCCCATAGATGGACTGTTCACACAGCTATTAATGGCAGCGGCAGCATTCCTGGGCCCAGGAGCCGGGCCAATAAGCTTCCTAGCTCAGGCTTTGTGACAAGAAAGTCTGAGGAGCCAGGAAGTGGGATTTTGTAGGGAAAAGTACTACAGTGCCTCTAGGTCAGAACTCAGCCACCTGGCTTGAAGCAGATCTTTATTTAAATCACTGACGTTTCTAGAGGTAAGGACCAGAGTTCAGTTTTCTGTATTCCTAACAACAGGGGCATTTGACTCATG contains the following coding sequences:
- the KLHL21 gene encoding kelch-like protein 21, whose amino-acid sequence is MERPAPLAVLPFSDPAHALSLLRGLSQLRAERKFLDVTLEAAGGRDFPAHRAVLAAASPYFRAMFAGQLRESRAERVRLHGVPPDMLQLLLDFSYTGRVAVSGDNAEPLLRAADLLQFPAVKEACGAFLQQQLDLANCLDMQDFAEAFSCAGLASAAQRFILRHVGELGAEQLERLPLARLLRYLRDDGLCVPKEEAAYQLALRWVRADPPRRAVHWPQLLEAVRLPFVRRFYLLAHVEAEPLVARCPPCLRLLREARDFQAARYDRHDRGPCPRMRPRPSTGLAEILVLVGGCDQDCDELVTVDCYNPQTGQWRYLAEFPDHLGGGYSIVALGNDIYVTGGSDGSRLYDCVWRYNSSVNEWTEVAPMLKAREYHSSSVLDGLLYVVAADSTERYDHTTDSWEALQPMTYPMDNCSTTACRGRLYAIGSLAGKETMVMQCYHPDTDLWSLVDCGQLPPWSFAPKTVTLNGLMYFIRDDSAEVDVYNPAKNEWDKIPPMNQVHVGGSLAVLGGKLYVSGGYDNTFELSDVVEAYDPETRAWSVVGRLPEPTFWHGSVSIFRQFMPQTPLGGRGFELDGGGSDMDVGRPRPPQNPAELH